The Saccharopolyspora gloriosae genome has a segment encoding these proteins:
- a CDS encoding DUF3040 domain-containing protein translates to MLPRHERRRIAEIEKGLSTQDPDFAHRFREAELPGRSRPKVRVVLGAVAVAIALLCMVLGEVAGFLLTGVLATLLLAGRDWRLLTA, encoded by the coding sequence ATGCTGCCCAGGCACGAACGCCGCCGAATCGCGGAGATCGAGAAGGGCCTGAGCACGCAGGACCCTGATTTCGCCCACCGTTTCCGGGAGGCGGAGCTGCCTGGGAGGTCCCGGCCGAAGGTGCGAGTGGTGCTGGGTGCTGTGGCCGTGGCGATCGCGCTGCTGTGCATGGTGCTGGGTGAGGTCGCCGGGTTCTTGTTGACCGGTGTCCTGGCGACGCTGCTGCTGGCGGGCCGCGATTGGCGATTGCTGACGGCGTGA
- a CDS encoding trans-aconitate 2-methyltransferase, giving the protein MTADDASELDQLLDEQIAHYRAIAPEYEDHVIPFAGADELVTALDAFGPGGTVLELACGQGMWTGRLLRHADEVTAVDASPEMLAIASDRIGRDDRVRFVRGDLFSWEPDDRYDVVFFGFWLSHVPLERFGSFWALVANCLKPGGRVFFVDDAHRSPGELVEGESSTTIRRQLNDGRAHRIVKVPHRPADLERRLAALGWAVHVTSRSGPFFWGSGSLV; this is encoded by the coding sequence GTGACGGCTGACGATGCAAGCGAACTCGATCAACTCCTCGACGAACAGATCGCGCACTACCGCGCCATCGCGCCGGAGTACGAAGATCACGTCATCCCGTTCGCCGGTGCGGATGAGCTCGTCACCGCGTTGGACGCGTTCGGGCCGGGTGGAACCGTGCTGGAGCTCGCCTGCGGTCAAGGCATGTGGACCGGGCGGCTGCTGCGGCACGCCGACGAGGTCACCGCCGTGGACGCGTCCCCGGAGATGCTGGCGATCGCCTCAGATCGGATCGGCCGGGACGATCGGGTGCGGTTCGTGCGCGGCGACCTCTTCTCCTGGGAGCCGGACGACCGGTACGACGTCGTCTTCTTCGGCTTCTGGCTGTCGCACGTGCCGCTCGAGCGGTTCGGCTCGTTCTGGGCCTTGGTGGCGAACTGCCTGAAACCCGGAGGGCGTGTGTTCTTCGTCGACGACGCCCACCGCTCTCCCGGCGAACTCGTCGAGGGCGAGTCGTCCACGACGATCCGGCGGCAGCTCAACGACGGGCGTGCACACCGCATCGTGAAGGTTCCGCATCGGCCTGCTGATCTCGAACGGCGATTGGCCGCGCTCGGATGGGCAGTGCACGTGACGTCGAGGTCGGGGCCGTTCTTCTGGGGTTCGGGGAGCCTCGTCTGA
- a CDS encoding DUF6221 family protein — translation MNRFAEFLRRQIDIDLELLRWAREDMEAGTTNTGCLGDVFRGFRECELKTRLLRLHQNCGTGNGPCDTLGQTYPPEDERGCTTRAVLGLPYSDRPGYRARWRP, via the coding sequence ATGAACCGGTTCGCAGAGTTCCTGCGGCGCCAGATCGACATCGATCTCGAACTGCTGCGCTGGGCACGCGAGGACATGGAAGCCGGCACCACCAACACCGGCTGCCTCGGCGACGTGTTCCGCGGATTCCGCGAGTGCGAACTCAAAACGCGCCTGCTGCGCCTGCACCAGAACTGCGGAACCGGCAACGGCCCCTGCGACACCCTCGGCCAGACCTACCCACCGGAGGACGAACGCGGCTGCACCACCCGCGCCGTCCTCGGTCTGCCCTACTCGGACCGGCCCGGTTACCGAGCGCGCTGGCGCCCCTGA
- a CDS encoding NAD(P)-dependent oxidoreductase yields the protein MLVAVTGAQGVVGRAVITALTRAGHSTRPIDRTATTDPDTITADACDYPRLRDALDGTDALIHLAGIPNPHAADPPTVHNTNVTAGYNALHAAVECGITTVALASSINAIGGAFSRRAHYERFPVDEQHPTYNEDPYSLSKWIAEAQADSIARRHPHMTISSLRIHGVTETRDTARTQLGPTDSDMAINHLWGYVRADAVGRAFEAALHATWQGHETINVVAPDTISDQPSLELARRYWPHVELRGDLTGHRGFYDCGKAQRLLGWTHTGA from the coding sequence GTGCTCGTGGCAGTCACCGGCGCCCAAGGCGTCGTGGGACGCGCGGTCATCACAGCCCTCACCCGCGCAGGGCACAGCACCCGCCCCATCGACCGCACCGCCACGACCGACCCCGACACCATCACCGCAGACGCCTGCGACTACCCACGCCTACGCGACGCCCTTGACGGAACCGACGCGCTCATCCACCTCGCAGGCATCCCCAACCCGCACGCAGCCGACCCGCCCACCGTGCACAACACCAACGTCACCGCCGGCTACAACGCCCTGCACGCCGCCGTCGAATGCGGCATCACCACCGTCGCACTCGCCTCCAGCATCAACGCCATCGGCGGAGCCTTCAGCCGCCGCGCCCACTACGAACGTTTCCCCGTCGACGAACAACACCCCACCTACAACGAAGACCCCTACAGCCTCTCCAAGTGGATCGCCGAAGCCCAAGCCGACAGCATCGCCCGCCGCCACCCCCACATGACCATCAGCAGCCTGCGCATCCACGGCGTCACCGAAACCCGCGACACCGCCCGCACCCAACTCGGCCCCACCGACTCCGACATGGCCATCAACCACCTCTGGGGATACGTCCGCGCCGACGCCGTCGGCCGCGCCTTCGAAGCCGCACTGCACGCCACCTGGCAAGGCCACGAAACGATCAACGTCGTCGCCCCCGACACCATCAGCGACCAGCCCTCCCTCGAACTCGCCCGCCGGTACTGGCCCCACGTCGAACTCCGCGGCGACCTCACCGGCCACCGCGGCTTCTACGACTGCGGCAAAGCCCAACGGCTACTCGGATGGACGCACACCGGAGCATGA
- a CDS encoding N-acetylmuramoyl-L-alanine amidase, translating to MSRHPELARRVLLGAGLAVTAAGALGAPAVAAGSRSARGFAAPSISGTGAWDARSASGSIDVLDSKPSKIIVHHTATPNSSDTSQSHAFALSRQIQDFHMDSNGWIDTGQNFTNSRGGHLTEGRHKSLAALQGGSQHVLGAHAGEQNDVALGIENEGTYTDASVPDALWESLVELCSYMISQYGIKAGAIYGHRDFMSTACPGDVLYARLPDLREAVGSATGRRVVQPVVWPLLRPESAGPVVSALQLLLRAQGSGVVVNGVFDAATEDAVAGFRRVRGVAGASCFATRVVEPVVFGGGDWARLVPVLGVDAGGDAVRAVQVLLTARGVHSGEQGRFGVRTAGAVRELQAAHGLRVTGVCDRETWLRLLA from the coding sequence ATGTCGCGTCATCCTGAACTGGCTCGCCGCGTGTTGTTGGGCGCGGGGCTCGCCGTGACCGCCGCTGGGGCGCTGGGGGCACCTGCGGTCGCTGCGGGTTCGCGTTCCGCGCGGGGGTTCGCCGCGCCGTCGATCTCGGGCACTGGGGCGTGGGATGCCCGGTCGGCCAGCGGGAGCATCGACGTTCTCGATTCGAAGCCGAGCAAGATCATTGTGCATCACACGGCGACGCCGAACAGTTCTGATACGTCTCAGTCGCACGCGTTCGCGTTGTCGCGGCAGATCCAGGACTTCCACATGGACTCCAATGGCTGGATCGACACGGGGCAGAACTTCACCAATAGCAGAGGTGGGCATCTCACCGAGGGCAGACATAAGAGTCTGGCCGCTTTGCAGGGCGGCTCGCAGCATGTGCTGGGGGCGCACGCGGGTGAGCAGAACGATGTGGCGCTCGGTATTGAGAACGAGGGCACTTACACCGATGCGTCGGTGCCGGATGCGTTGTGGGAGTCGTTGGTGGAGCTGTGCTCCTACATGATCTCCCAGTACGGCATCAAGGCCGGGGCGATCTACGGGCATCGTGATTTCATGTCGACGGCGTGCCCGGGTGATGTGCTGTACGCGCGGTTGCCGGATCTGCGGGAGGCGGTGGGTTCGGCGACGGGGCGTCGGGTGGTGCAGCCGGTGGTGTGGCCGTTGCTGCGGCCGGAGTCGGCGGGGCCGGTGGTCTCGGCGTTGCAGTTGTTGTTGCGCGCGCAGGGGTCGGGTGTGGTGGTCAATGGGGTGTTCGATGCGGCGACCGAGGATGCGGTGGCGGGGTTCCGGCGGGTTCGGGGGGTGGCCGGGGCGTCGTGCTTTGCCACTCGGGTGGTCGAGCCTGTGGTGTTCGGTGGTGGCGATTGGGCTCGGTTGGTTCCGGTGCTCGGTGTGGATGCGGGTGGCGATGCGGTGCGGGCGGTGCAGGTGTTGTTGACCGCTCGGGGTGTGCATTCGGGTGAGCAGGGCCGGTTCGGGGTTCGGACGGCGGGGGCTGTTCGGGAGTTGCAGGCGGCGCACGGGTTGCGGGTGACCGGGGTGTGCGACCGCGAGACGTGGTTGCGGTTGTTGGCGTGA
- a CDS encoding LacI family DNA-binding transcriptional regulator encodes MSITSHDVARFAGVSQATVSRALRGDPRVSTTTQDRVRRAAEALNYVPSEAGRSLSTHTTRRIGVLVSDLANPFYPYLVGPLHDELEQRGYRMMLLTERSDDALATERLLDHSIDGAVLTTATSGSALPDALRRKQVPFVFLNRVDGRDGADSAVVDNERGGRMVATELTELGHRNIALLGGSTDTSSGRDREHGFVAGLADTGIALPANRIRRGPYDFNTGYHGLAELLDADPDLTALFCGNDVVAIGAYNAALREGLRIPDDLTLIGFDDLPMASWEAFSLTTIRYDLPEMARTAARLLIERLTGEATDSARRMAFAPELVRRGTHAPPALRRAWRV; translated from the coding sequence ATGTCGATCACGAGTCATGACGTCGCCAGGTTCGCCGGCGTGTCCCAAGCGACGGTCTCGCGCGCCCTGCGCGGAGACCCGCGGGTGTCCACCACCACCCAGGACCGCGTGCGCCGCGCCGCCGAAGCGCTCAACTACGTACCCAGCGAAGCCGGCCGCAGCCTCTCCACGCACACCACCCGCCGCATCGGCGTGCTCGTCAGCGACCTGGCGAACCCGTTCTACCCCTACCTCGTCGGCCCGCTGCACGACGAACTGGAACAACGCGGCTACCGGATGATGCTGCTCACCGAACGCTCCGACGACGCCCTCGCCACCGAACGACTCCTCGACCACTCCATCGACGGCGCCGTGCTCACCACCGCCACCAGCGGATCCGCACTGCCCGACGCACTGCGCCGCAAACAGGTCCCGTTCGTGTTCCTCAACCGCGTCGACGGCCGCGACGGCGCCGATTCCGCCGTCGTCGACAACGAACGCGGCGGCCGAATGGTCGCCACCGAACTCACCGAACTCGGACACCGCAACATCGCCCTGCTCGGCGGCTCCACCGACACCAGCTCCGGCCGCGACCGCGAACACGGCTTCGTCGCAGGACTCGCCGACACCGGCATCGCCCTGCCCGCCAACCGAATCCGACGCGGACCCTACGACTTCAACACCGGCTACCACGGCCTCGCCGAACTCCTCGACGCCGACCCCGACCTGACCGCCCTGTTCTGCGGCAACGACGTCGTGGCCATCGGCGCCTACAACGCCGCACTGCGCGAAGGCCTCCGCATCCCCGACGACCTCACCCTGATCGGCTTCGACGACCTGCCGATGGCCTCCTGGGAAGCGTTCTCGCTCACCACGATCCGCTACGACCTCCCGGAAATGGCCCGCACCGCGGCCCGCCTGCTCATCGAACGCCTCACCGGCGAAGCCACCGACTCCGCCCGCCGAATGGCCTTCGCCCCCGAACTCGTCCGCCGCGGCACCCACGCACCACCCGCCCTACGCCGCGCCTGGCGCGTCTGA
- a CDS encoding MFS transporter has protein sequence MSVGMPDSPAPPLSAGQEQATKKKIRRAVYAGGVGNFVEQFDYGLYGYMAPMLASSFFPGGDSAAAVLSTYAVLAVACVFRPLGGTLVGRWGDRVGRKKALLWTIVMMGVSTALIGALPTYQQVGFLAPLLLVVIRTFQGMISGGEYVGAVAFIVEWAKPNQRAYYTSYASNSCFLGILCGAGVAALTSAAFEQPQLESWGWRIPFLAVLPLSAVGLWLRSRIEETPEFMRETEGGTNIVKAPIREALREQWRPILVFCGASIMLAILSYTWVTYYPEYLVSELGLSRSEALVSNLISVAVLMPLLPVAGRLSDRIGRKPMLISGAVACIALVPLAFAIGEQGGFTSAVCSQLVYIIPEFFLTGIVTTCSAELFATRTRFSASAIAYNSSFSIFMGVTPFIAALLVNRFGTIYAVWVYLAAAAVLALVVITVFMKETYRSELGADKFA, from the coding sequence ATGTCTGTCGGAATGCCGGACTCCCCTGCCCCACCTCTTTCCGCAGGGCAAGAGCAGGCGACGAAGAAGAAGATCCGCCGCGCGGTCTACGCGGGCGGCGTCGGCAATTTCGTCGAGCAGTTCGACTACGGGCTTTACGGATACATGGCGCCGATGTTGGCGTCGTCGTTCTTCCCCGGCGGGGACAGCGCGGCCGCGGTGTTGAGCACGTACGCGGTGTTGGCGGTGGCGTGCGTGTTCCGGCCGCTCGGCGGGACTTTGGTGGGGCGTTGGGGCGACCGGGTCGGCCGGAAGAAGGCTCTGCTGTGGACGATCGTGATGATGGGCGTGTCCACGGCGCTGATCGGGGCGCTGCCGACTTATCAGCAGGTCGGTTTTCTGGCGCCGTTGCTGCTCGTGGTGATCCGGACCTTCCAGGGGATGATCTCGGGCGGTGAGTACGTGGGCGCGGTGGCGTTCATCGTGGAGTGGGCGAAGCCGAACCAGCGCGCTTACTACACGTCGTACGCGTCGAACAGCTGCTTCCTCGGCATCCTGTGCGGTGCGGGTGTCGCGGCGTTGACGAGCGCGGCGTTCGAGCAGCCGCAGCTGGAGTCGTGGGGTTGGCGGATTCCGTTCTTGGCGGTGCTGCCGTTGTCGGCGGTCGGGTTGTGGTTGCGCAGTCGCATCGAGGAGACCCCGGAGTTCATGCGGGAGACCGAGGGCGGCACGAACATCGTGAAGGCGCCGATCCGGGAGGCGTTGCGGGAGCAGTGGCGTCCGATCCTGGTGTTCTGCGGTGCCTCGATCATGCTGGCGATCTTGTCCTACACGTGGGTCACCTACTACCCGGAGTACCTGGTCAGCGAGCTCGGGCTGTCCAGGTCGGAGGCGTTGGTGTCGAACTTGATCTCGGTGGCGGTGCTGATGCCGTTGCTGCCGGTGGCGGGCAGGCTTTCGGATCGGATCGGGCGCAAGCCGATGTTGATCAGTGGTGCGGTGGCGTGCATCGCGCTGGTGCCGTTGGCGTTCGCGATCGGTGAGCAGGGCGGCTTCACCTCGGCGGTGTGCAGTCAGCTGGTCTACATCATCCCGGAGTTCTTCCTGACGGGGATCGTGACGACGTGTTCGGCTGAGTTGTTCGCGACGCGCACCAGGTTCAGCGCGAGCGCCATCGCGTACAACAGCTCGTTCTCGATCTTCATGGGTGTCACGCCGTTCATCGCGGCGCTGCTGGTGAACCGGTTCGGCACGATCTACGCGGTGTGGGTGTACCTCGCGGCGGCGGCGGTGCTGGCGTTGGTCGTGATCACGGTGTTCATGAAGGAGACCTACCGAAGCGAACTCGGCGCGGACAAGTTCGCCTAG
- a CDS encoding alpha/beta fold hydrolase has translation MTDRVVLLPGMLCDAGLWAGVESALDVPVVHAELSEPSITGMAEQVLSCVDGPMLLVGLSLGAIVGFEVARLAPERVAGFAALSTNAGAPRPDQHEAWWRQARRARAGEFCEVVEEILPSMFARQRPVAAGAFREMAARVGTRRFVAQLAAQATRTDAREVLPMITAPALVVSGGEDALCPPEFHREIAAGLPDAELYLVPGAGHLLALEAPERTAELVNRLVRRCAPPSTIEEIDCA, from the coding sequence GTGACTGATCGGGTGGTGCTGCTGCCCGGCATGCTCTGCGACGCCGGGTTGTGGGCCGGGGTCGAGTCCGCGCTGGATGTGCCGGTGGTGCACGCGGAGTTGAGCGAGCCGAGCATCACGGGCATGGCCGAGCAGGTGTTGTCCTGTGTGGACGGGCCGATGCTGCTGGTCGGGCTGAGTTTGGGTGCGATCGTCGGGTTCGAGGTGGCGCGGCTGGCTCCGGAGCGGGTGGCGGGGTTCGCAGCGTTGTCGACGAACGCGGGCGCTCCGCGGCCGGATCAGCACGAGGCGTGGTGGCGGCAGGCTCGGCGGGCGCGGGCGGGTGAGTTCTGCGAGGTCGTGGAGGAGATCCTGCCGAGCATGTTCGCGCGGCAGCGGCCGGTCGCGGCGGGGGCGTTCCGGGAAATGGCCGCGCGCGTGGGTACGCGGCGGTTCGTGGCCCAGCTCGCCGCGCAGGCCACGCGCACCGATGCGCGCGAGGTGCTGCCCATGATCACCGCTCCGGCGTTGGTGGTCTCCGGTGGCGAGGACGCGTTGTGCCCGCCGGAGTTCCACCGCGAGATCGCGGCCGGGTTGCCCGACGCCGAGCTGTACCTGGTGCCCGGTGCGGGGCACCTGCTTGCACTTGAAGCTCCTGAGCGCACCGCCGAGCTGGTCAACCGGCTCGTTCGCCGGTGCGCTCCCCCATCCACGATCGAGGAGATCGACTGTGCGTGA
- a CDS encoding alpha-amylase family glycosyl hydrolase: MVVSRRSFMLGTGAALTGVAFAPSVLAGSGASAAGSTPSWLADTVLYQLYPQSFADTDGNGVGDLRGIIEHLDHLQWLGVGAIWVNPVFPSPLTDAGYDIADYTGVHPRYGDEQDVAELVEQAGRRGLRVLFDLVAGHTSDQHPWFLNSLRDDNDHNYIWATPEQLPEDGSLPEEFVVSPGPRPGAFRKNYYDTQPAINYGYARMDPAEPWRQGVDEEGPRRNREAIFQVMDHWLRLGIAGFRCDLAATLVKDDPGWVETSRLWGELRERVARSHPDAVLISEWGDPETSVPAGFDADFYLPVNGPGDGAPWKSLWHENPYFGAEGTGTAKIFVDAWTTATENIGRARIMLPTANHDSANRLNDGVRSPEELPVAFAFLLTWPVVPALYYGEEIGMRMIEGLPEVEGSAGRQRNRTPMQWDDGPNAGFSSAPADDLYIPIDPDPGRPNVAAQRADPGSLLHFVRRLLALRKQHPELGTRADVRVFSDGYPLTYLRGDRFLVTVNPRRAEATISVPDGRVAGAVPVEDSGVRVEGEVLTVPGFGYAILDLAG; this comes from the coding sequence ATGGTGGTGTCCAGGCGATCGTTCATGCTCGGGACGGGTGCGGCTCTCACAGGTGTGGCGTTCGCGCCCTCCGTGCTGGCCGGCTCGGGAGCGTCCGCGGCCGGGAGCACGCCCTCGTGGCTGGCCGACACGGTCCTGTACCAGCTGTATCCGCAGAGCTTCGCCGACACCGACGGCAACGGCGTCGGCGACCTGCGCGGCATCATCGAGCACCTGGACCACCTGCAGTGGCTCGGGGTCGGTGCGATCTGGGTGAACCCGGTGTTCCCGTCGCCGCTGACCGACGCCGGGTACGACATCGCCGACTACACGGGCGTGCACCCGCGTTACGGCGACGAGCAGGACGTGGCCGAGCTGGTGGAGCAGGCGGGTCGGCGCGGCCTGCGGGTGCTGTTCGACCTCGTGGCGGGTCACACCTCCGACCAGCACCCGTGGTTCCTGAACTCGTTGCGGGACGACAACGACCACAACTACATCTGGGCCACGCCGGAGCAGCTGCCCGAGGACGGTTCGCTGCCGGAGGAGTTCGTGGTCTCCCCCGGCCCGCGTCCCGGCGCGTTCCGCAAGAACTACTACGACACCCAGCCTGCGATCAACTACGGCTACGCGCGGATGGATCCGGCGGAGCCGTGGCGTCAGGGCGTCGACGAGGAAGGGCCGCGGCGCAACCGCGAGGCGATCTTCCAGGTGATGGATCACTGGTTGCGGCTGGGCATCGCGGGGTTCCGGTGCGATCTCGCCGCCACGCTCGTCAAGGACGATCCGGGTTGGGTCGAGACGAGCCGGTTGTGGGGGGAGCTTCGGGAGCGGGTCGCGCGGAGTCATCCCGATGCGGTGCTGATCTCGGAGTGGGGCGATCCGGAGACGTCGGTGCCTGCCGGGTTCGACGCGGACTTCTACTTGCCGGTCAACGGTCCCGGAGACGGGGCGCCGTGGAAGTCGTTGTGGCACGAGAACCCGTACTTCGGCGCGGAGGGCACCGGGACCGCGAAGATCTTCGTCGATGCCTGGACGACGGCGACGGAGAACATCGGGCGCGCTCGCATCATGTTGCCGACGGCGAATCATGACAGTGCGAACCGGCTCAACGACGGTGTGCGCAGTCCGGAGGAGCTGCCCGTTGCGTTCGCGTTCCTGCTGACCTGGCCGGTGGTGCCCGCGCTGTACTACGGCGAGGAGATCGGTATGCGCATGATCGAGGGTTTGCCGGAGGTGGAGGGCAGCGCGGGGCGTCAGCGCAACCGCACGCCGATGCAGTGGGACGACGGCCCGAACGCGGGGTTCTCCTCGGCGCCCGCCGATGATCTCTACATCCCGATCGATCCGGATCCGGGCCGGCCGAACGTGGCGGCGCAGCGGGCCGATCCGGGTTCGTTGCTGCACTTCGTGCGGCGGTTGCTGGCGCTGCGCAAGCAGCATCCGGAGCTCGGTACGCGGGCGGACGTGCGGGTGTTCTCCGACGGCTATCCGCTGACCTACCTGCGCGGTGATCGTTTCCTGGTCACGGTCAATCCGCGGCGTGCGGAGGCGACGATCAGCGTGCCCGATGGCCGGGTGGCGGGTGCGGTGCCGGTCGAGGACAGCGGTGTCCGGGTGGAGGGCGAGGTGTTGACGGTGCCGGGCTTCGGTTACGCGATTCTCGATTTGGCGGGCTGA
- a CDS encoding cupin domain-containing protein, protein MEQTQVLMVKEGRWEVTLNDHDPVTVELGEWDMLSVPPGAWRGIRNVGAETGKLVVINSGDGRVRLDWDEEVVKAAADAGYSIDHNGYVAPYALVPRARD, encoded by the coding sequence GTGGAGCAGACGCAGGTGCTGATGGTGAAGGAAGGTCGCTGGGAGGTCACGCTCAACGACCACGATCCGGTCACGGTGGAGCTCGGTGAGTGGGACATGCTGTCGGTTCCGCCGGGCGCGTGGCGCGGCATCCGCAACGTTGGCGCGGAGACCGGCAAGCTCGTGGTGATCAATTCCGGGGACGGGCGGGTGCGTCTGGACTGGGACGAGGAGGTCGTCAAGGCCGCTGCGGACGCCGGGTACTCGATCGATCACAACGGTTACGTGGCGCCGTACGCGCTCGTGCCGCGTGCTCGTGACTGA